From a single Vitis vinifera cultivar Pinot Noir 40024 chromosome 18, ASM3070453v1 genomic region:
- the LOC100267847 gene encoding cold-regulated protein 27, with amino-acid sequence MESFRTRQTSGLTGGDSTESVDQEETSSLDSPVTEPMSMEWTDEKHSLYLKSMEASFVDQLYNSLGLLGWHSQKENPSDSKPSLQMLCKTRNSSGQFKVLRGGFWQKINFERARKQMVKADGSHVLLANPWIQHFRSACRDETVVLPAPQENGSSTRKAVPSRGKKASPCGLATTSKQFPMYHCHLRQRDSLSTNTEVSDQNFLDDDVEGGRENSLVSAKRMKTIVVDTCVNDQVVPSHRHTVTGDATMNSVPAD; translated from the exons ATGGAGAGTTTCAGAACCAGGCAGACTTCAGGACTCACCGGTGGCGACTCCACCGAGTCTGTTGACCAGGAAGAGACTTCTAGCCTA GACTCTCCAGTGACGGAACCTATGTCCATGGAATGGACGGATGAGAAGCACAGTTTGTACCTCAAATCCATGGAAGCATCATTTGTTGACCAGTTATATAATTCTCTTGGTTTGCTTGGTTGGCACTCTCAAAAAGAGAACCCATCAGATTCCAAACCATCCTTGCAAATGCTTTGTAAAACCCGCAACTCATCTGGCCAG TTCAAGGTTCTTCGTGGTGGCTTCTGGCAGAAGATCAATTTTGAAAGAGCTAGGAAGCAAATGGTTAAAGCAGATGGATCTCATGTTCTTCTAGCAAATCCATGGATCCAGCATTTCAGATCGGCGTGCAGGGATGAAACTGTAGTGTTGCCTGCTCCTCAGGAGAATGGTTCTTCCACAAGGAAAGCAGTCCCCTCTAGAGGGAAAAAGGCATCACCCTGTGGATTAGCCACCACTTCAAAGCAGTTCCCCATGTATCACTGTCATTTGCGCCAACGAGATTCCCTCAGCACCAATACAG AGGTGTCTGATCAGAACTTTCTTGACGATGATGTTGAAGGGGGGAGGGAAAACAGTCTAGTCAGTGCAAAGAGGATGAAAACAATAGTGGTTGATACTTGTGTCAATGATCAA GTTGTTCCTTCTCACAGACATACTGTCACTGGAGATGCCACTATGAACAGTGTCCCTGCAGACTGA
- the LOC100262583 gene encoding uncharacterized protein LOC100262583 translates to MQPFFTTARAVGSFVRRSNCVRSAKNGGQSRMLFNQTRCLSGIAPVHESLLANKDFNTLMGRMCCSSAVQRRSFLGCVDGEEGGILSKVYEERRIIGYSPEQLFDVVAAVDLYHGFVPWCQQSEIIQRYPDGSFDAELEIGFKFLVENYVSHVELNRPKCIKTTVSESSLFDHLINIWEFNPGPSPGTCNLYFLVDFKFQSPLYRQVASMFFKEVVSRLVGSFSERCRLIYGPGVPILENSYEQRV, encoded by the exons ATGCAGCCATTTTTTACGACGGCGAGGGCTGTTGGGTCCTTCGTCCGCCGTAGTAACTGCGTGAGGTCTGCCAAGAACGGTGGGCAGTCGCGGATGTTATTCAATCAGACTAGGTGCTTGAGTGGCATTGCTCCGGTCCATGAATCGCTCCTTGCTAACAAGGATTTTAATACTTTGATGGGAAGAATGTGTTGCAGCAGTGCTGTTCAAAGGAGGAGTTTTCTTGGTTGTGTAGACGGAGAAGAGGGCGGTATTCTATCTAAAGTTTATGAGGAACGGCGCATTATAGG GTACTCCCCAGAGCAGTTATTTGATGTAGTTGCAGCTGTTGACTTATATCATGGATTTGTCCCCTGGTGTCAACAGTCAGAGATAATTCAACGATATCCAGATGGATCATTTGATGCTGAGTTGGAGATTGGTTTCAAATTTCTTGTTGAAAATTATGTTTCCCATGTGGAGTTAAACAGGCCAAAGTGCATAAAG ACAACTGTGTCAGAAAGTTCTCTTTTTGATCACTTGATAAATATTTGGGAATTCAATCCGGGTCCAAGTCCTGGAACTTGCAACCTCTATTTTTTGGTGGATTTCAAATTCCAGTCACCACTTTATCGTCAG GTGGCTTCCATGTTCTTTAAGGAGGTGGTCTCTCGACTTGTTGGATCCTTTAGCGAGCGTTGTCGATTGATATATGGACCAGGTGTCCCAATACTTGAAAACTCTTACGAACAAAGGGTTTGA